A stretch of Sulfurimonas xiamenensis DNA encodes these proteins:
- the lpxD gene encoding UDP-3-O-(3-hydroxymyristoyl)glucosamine N-acyltransferase has product MDLKEIAKILKCDFSGENFEVTKMNTLRDAKKSEISFVANSKYIKEIQDSNAGAIIVDRSTKEFVPKDTIALVVDNPYWEMATLSKYFAPPIEDETLAEPKIGKGSVVSPKAEIAKGAVIGENCTIMAHVYIGANSVIGNNTIIYPSVSIYRDCRVGSNCIIHANTTIGSDGFGFATNKMGEHRKIYQNGNVVIEDDVEIGSSTTIDRAVFGTTLIKYGVRIDNLVQIGHNCVIGEHSVLVAQAGISGSTTMGRNVVMGGQSATAGHLNIAPFTTMAARSGVTKSINQSGLTFAGFPLMEHKLWLKLQAKIARLIK; this is encoded by the coding sequence ATGGATTTAAAAGAGATTGCAAAAATTTTAAAGTGTGATTTTAGCGGTGAGAATTTTGAAGTAACAAAGATGAATACTCTTCGTGATGCCAAGAAAAGCGAAATATCTTTTGTAGCAAATTCAAAATATATAAAAGAGATACAAGACTCAAATGCAGGTGCTATTATAGTTGATAGATCTACAAAAGAGTTTGTTCCTAAAGATACTATTGCTTTAGTTGTTGACAATCCATACTGGGAGATGGCAACGCTCTCAAAATATTTTGCACCTCCTATCGAAGATGAAACTTTAGCAGAACCTAAAATAGGCAAGGGAAGTGTTGTTTCGCCAAAAGCAGAGATTGCAAAAGGCGCTGTAATAGGCGAAAATTGTACTATTATGGCACATGTTTATATTGGTGCCAACAGTGTAATCGGTAATAATACTATCATCTATCCAAGTGTTAGCATATACAGAGACTGCAGAGTAGGAAGCAACTGTATTATTCATGCAAACACAACAATCGGAAGTGATGGTTTTGGTTTTGCAACAAACAAGATGGGTGAGCATAGAAAAATATACCAAAACGGCAATGTGGTTATAGAAGATGATGTAGAAATCGGAAGCTCTACTACCATAGACAGAGCAGTTTTTGGAACTACTCTTATCAAATATGGCGTAAGAATTGATAATCTTGTTCAAATCGGACACAACTGTGTAATAGGTGAGCACTCTGTTCTGGTTGCTCAAGCAGGAATTTCCGGCTCTACAACAATGGGAAGAAATGTTGTAATGGGAGGACAGAGTGCAACAGCAGGACATTTAAATATTGCTCCTTTTACAACAATGGCGGCTAGAAGTGGAGTAACAAAGAGTATAAATCAAAGCGGCTTAACATTTGCAGGATTTCCGTTGATGGAACATAAATTATGGTTGAAACTTCAGGCAAAAATTGCTAGACTTATTAAATAA
- a CDS encoding translocation/assembly module TamB domain-containing protein, with the protein MIKKTYLFFQIITIFALFIATVTIFILFQKDIVPYLAQKYLKEYKVEYSLIEGTLYSGVVIKDFKYEESIKIDELRVDYNLLMLIHPTPRIEYIGAKGVVIDADKILKSSSDKAQKSKFAFNISKIDVKDANINYKNKLYTFNLEGFDFSFRDKIDLEKIELESKTPYGLLSLSGQIKSNNLKAQSTVLIDKKIKSKYLYFLTYTPEKFDVDLDVSMKKISLKTSLKKIIFKDIKNIELNNTNINLIYKFKDDFFVVNSDYGAFYERSEIFVKQETLVTFDLKVDSKLDAEIIKDELNLPFKNFALKINKDENFTKIDFDAQDIEVNAKTKDYKNFILKADTKYAYLDGIFERDNNASTLHGQLYPKKEAPFIKEYYHEKFSKINLFVSKDKDTIRGNINADIFSLTLFNDDKGALKGLAKIGSSKFNIEGDLNKKVLNIDSELESLNTLLHELDLNTLDEDMFFDAKATIKADISYKDTFEIKTRLDIPWYKVKLDTKTIYTGEDAFFEFFYKNSQATLQRYGFKVVNYNIYSNRASKIILNEKGELELKEFWVYDNLLLQGILRPSDMSADINIKSDKFHYKSDDANVTLKMDLQASIDSSGKQNVTGDITVLDGIVTYAPKKEHVIGDEDIIIIQDIKPEKKKVDRALSISINSLKPIKYKIKEVDLLFTPNLTLYQETNSTMQILGTVQINKGTINISDRVFEFDESEIYFVDDKYTNPYLNLNLHYYTLDNIDIEIYITNRVNSPVIIFASNPQMSQEDIMSYILFGAAASSVFDTSEDSSKTSLSNLLLGAGLKEMLNKSTNLKIDTLNILTNEEGTLGYEIGTRFGKNIRLVYRNDEISTIILQYSISKSIRIDVDVKETGQGVGIYYIKDFKLKE; encoded by the coding sequence TTGATAAAAAAAACTTATCTTTTTTTTCAAATTATCACAATATTTGCACTCTTTATAGCAACTGTTACTATTTTTATTTTATTTCAAAAAGATATTGTGCCATATTTGGCCCAGAAATATTTAAAAGAGTATAAAGTAGAGTATAGTTTGATAGAGGGCACTCTGTATAGCGGAGTTGTTATTAAAGATTTTAAATATGAAGAGAGTATAAAAATTGATGAGCTTAGGGTAGATTATAATCTTTTGATGTTGATACATCCGACTCCAAGAATAGAATATATAGGTGCAAAGGGAGTTGTGATAGATGCAGATAAGATTTTAAAATCATCCAGCGATAAAGCACAAAAATCAAAATTTGCATTTAATATTTCAAAAATAGATGTAAAAGATGCAAATATTAACTATAAAAATAAACTCTACACTTTCAATTTAGAGGGTTTTGATTTTAGTTTTAGAGATAAAATCGACCTTGAAAAAATAGAGCTTGAATCGAAAACACCTTATGGTTTGCTTTCTCTCAGTGGGCAGATAAAATCAAATAATTTAAAAGCGCAATCAACTGTTTTAATAGATAAGAAAATAAAAAGTAAGTATCTATATTTTTTAACATATACTCCAGAAAAATTTGATGTAGATTTAGATGTATCAATGAAAAAAATATCTTTAAAAACATCATTAAAAAAGATTATTTTTAAGGATATTAAAAACATTGAATTAAACAATACAAACATAAATTTAATATATAAGTTTAAAGATGATTTTTTTGTTGTTAATTCAGACTATGGTGCTTTTTATGAGAGGAGTGAAATTTTTGTAAAACAGGAAACTTTAGTTACATTTGATTTAAAAGTTGATTCTAAATTAGATGCAGAGATAATAAAAGATGAGTTAAATCTGCCTTTTAAAAATTTTGCACTAAAGATAAATAAAGATGAAAATTTTACAAAAATTGATTTTGATGCGCAAGATATTGAAGTAAATGCCAAGACTAAAGATTACAAAAATTTTATTTTAAAAGCAGATACAAAATATGCATATTTAGATGGAATATTTGAGAGAGACAACAACGCTTCAACGCTGCACGGTCAGCTTTATCCAAAAAAAGAGGCACCTTTTATAAAAGAGTATTATCATGAGAAATTTTCCAAAATAAATCTTTTTGTATCAAAAGATAAAGATACTATAAGAGGCAATATAAATGCAGATATTTTTTCTTTAACACTCTTTAATGATGATAAAGGAGCTCTTAAAGGTTTAGCTAAAATCGGCTCTAGCAAGTTTAACATAGAGGGAGATTTAAATAAAAAAGTACTTAACATTGACTCAGAATTAGAGTCTCTAAATACTCTATTGCATGAACTTGATTTAAATACACTTGATGAGGATATGTTTTTTGATGCAAAAGCAACTATAAAAGCAGATATATCTTATAAAGATACATTTGAGATAAAAACAAGATTAGATATTCCATGGTATAAAGTTAAACTTGATACTAAAACTATATATACGGGAGAAGATGCTTTTTTTGAGTTTTTTTATAAAAATTCTCAAGCAACTCTGCAAAGATACGGTTTTAAAGTTGTAAATTATAATATTTACTCAAATAGAGCCTCAAAAATTATTTTAAACGAAAAAGGCGAGCTAGAGCTTAAAGAGTTTTGGGTTTATGATAATTTGCTATTACAAGGAATATTAAGACCATCTGATATGAGTGCAGATATTAATATAAAAAGTGATAAATTTCATTATAAATCAGATGATGCCAATGTAACTTTAAAAATGGATTTGCAAGCAAGCATTGATAGCAGCGGTAAACAAAATGTTACAGGTGATATAACTGTTTTAGACGGCATAGTTACATATGCTCCTAAAAAAGAGCATGTTATTGGTGATGAAGATATTATAATTATTCAAGATATAAAACCAGAGAAGAAAAAAGTAGATAGAGCATTAAGTATATCTATAAACTCACTAAAACCAATAAAGTATAAAATAAAAGAAGTTGATCTTTTATTTACTCCAAATTTAACGCTTTATCAAGAGACAAACAGCACAATGCAGATACTTGGGACGGTACAAATTAACAAAGGAACCATTAATATAAGTGACAGAGTTTTCGAGTTTGATGAGAGCGAAATATATTTTGTTGATGATAAATATACAAATCCTTATCTAAATTTAAATCTGCACTATTATACGCTTGATAACATAGACATAGAGATATATATTACAAATAGAGTAAATTCTCCTGTAATTATTTTTGCTTCAAATCCTCAAATGAGTCAAGAAGACATTATGTCATATATTTTATTTGGCGCTGCTGCTTCATCTGTTTTTGATACAAGTGAAGATAGTTCTAAAACTTCTCTAAGTAATCTGCTTTTAGGTGCGGGTTTAAAAGAGATGCTTAATAAATCAACAAATTTAAAAATAGATACTTTAAATATTTTAACAAATGAAGAGGGAACTCTTGGATATGAGATAGGAACACGCTTTGGCAAAAATATCCGTCTTGTTTATAGAAATGATGAGATATCAACTATAATATTGCAATATAGTATAAGCAAGTCAATAAGAATTGATGTAGATGTAAAAGAGACAGGGCAGGGAGTCGGTATATATTATATAAAAGATTTTAAACTTAAGGAGTGA
- a CDS encoding universal stress protein: MQNINTIKEAVLACIDGSKYSEAVCEYGLYIAKELKLPLVLLNTIEHTHISSKSDLSGSIGFGERDTLLNDLSDEDAVESKKLIDNGKDILKSLKEKVINSGFEDVVISQRHGTLYENLKELEEKMRVVLFGISGIDHNSDIMEIGSQVENIIRDVNVPIILVNKEYSPIKNVMIAFNGESGSTRALEEVSSSPMLGRDIKRFVINICNDTKKSQELIENAKEIIQDKTLNCEFISKSGDPLEEILNSQKSNNIDIMAIGSYSHGKLKTALFGSFTTKLIQNVKIPLIILK, translated from the coding sequence ATGCAAAATATAAATACTATAAAAGAGGCTGTACTTGCCTGTATAGACGGCTCAAAATATTCTGAAGCTGTTTGTGAATATGGGCTGTATATTGCAAAAGAGTTAAAATTGCCGTTAGTATTATTAAATACAATAGAACATACACATATATCATCCAAAAGTGACCTCTCTGGAAGCATCGGCTTTGGTGAAAGAGACACTCTTTTAAATGATCTTTCTGATGAAGATGCCGTGGAAAGCAAAAAGCTTATTGACAATGGAAAAGATATTTTAAAATCCTTAAAAGAAAAAGTTATAAACAGCGGTTTTGAAGATGTTGTAATCTCTCAAAGACATGGCACTTTATATGAAAATCTCAAAGAACTTGAAGAAAAAATGAGAGTTGTTCTGTTTGGAATATCTGGAATTGACCATAACTCAGATATTATGGAAATCGGATCTCAGGTTGAAAATATTATAAGAGATGTAAATGTGCCGATTATTTTAGTCAACAAAGAGTACTCTCCTATAAAAAATGTAATGATAGCATTTAACGGTGAAAGTGGTTCAACAAGAGCTCTGGAAGAAGTTTCCTCCTCCCCTATGCTGGGAAGGGATATAAAAAGATTTGTCATAAATATCTGCAATGATACAAAAAAATCTCAAGAGTTAATTGAAAATGCCAAAGAAATAATCCAAGATAAAACACTCAACTGTGAGTTTATATCAAAATCAGGCGATCCTTTAGAAGAGATTTTAAATTCTCAAAAAAGTAATAATATAGACATAATGGCAATTGGTTCATATAGCCACGGTAAATTAAAGACAGCTCTTTTTGGAAGTTTTACAACAAAACTTATCCAAAATGTAAAAATTCCGCTGATTATTTTAAAATAA
- the cysE gene encoding serine O-acetyltransferase — protein sequence MGLYAEIKEDFSNAYKNDPALNSKFDFLFNYPGVWALAWYRIANRLYKANFKSLARIIMGFSQFLTNIDIHPGAVIGKRVFIDHGFGVVIGQTTIVEDDVLIYQGVTLGGVSLTHGKRHPTIKKGAVIGAGAKVLGNITIGKYAKIGANSVVVKNVPDNATAIGIPAHVIEKGRCKEPLMHNLLPDINKEMFEYMLKRVAVLEHILVEDNKDLLDQDLELEKIYESFIKAMKN from the coding sequence TTGGGACTTTATGCCGAAATCAAAGAAGATTTTTCTAATGCTTATAAAAATGATCCGGCATTAAATTCTAAATTTGATTTTTTATTTAATTACCCAGGTGTATGGGCATTGGCTTGGTATAGAATTGCTAATAGACTTTATAAGGCAAACTTTAAAAGTCTTGCAAGAATCATTATGGGTTTTAGTCAATTTTTAACAAATATAGATATACATCCTGGTGCCGTAATTGGAAAAAGAGTCTTTATCGACCATGGATTTGGAGTTGTTATAGGACAAACGACAATAGTAGAAGATGATGTTTTAATTTATCAGGGAGTAACTCTTGGCGGTGTTTCTCTAACGCACGGAAAAAGACATCCTACAATAAAAAAAGGTGCCGTAATAGGTGCTGGAGCAAAAGTTTTAGGAAATATTACTATTGGTAAGTATGCTAAGATTGGAGCGAATTCTGTTGTTGTTAAAAATGTGCCTGATAATGCTACTGCTATAGGAATTCCTGCTCATGTTATTGAAAAAGGAAGATGTAAAGAGCCTCTTATGCACAATTTGCTTCCTGACATAAATAAAGAGATGTTTGAATATATGCTAAAGCGTGTTGCAGTACTGGAGCATATATTGGTTGAAGATAATAAAGATCTTCTTGATCAAGATTTAGAATTAGAAAAAATTTATGAATCTTTTATTAAGGCTATGAAAAACTGA
- a CDS encoding pyridoxal phosphate-dependent aminotransferase, which produces MLTDRINTLSESITIAISTLATELKAQGKDIISFSAGEPDFDTPQVIKDAAIAAINEGFTKYTAVDGIPALKTAIANKLKRENGLTYAPNQIITNNGAKHSLFNLFAATIQKGDEVIIPSPYWVTYPELVSYFGGSVVEIETHDDNEFKITPEQLKKALTFKTKMLVLTSPSNPTGSVYSRTELEEIGKILEGTNIIVASDEMYEKLIYDGEFTSAAAVSDDMFKRTVTINGLSKSVAMTGWRFGYMASHNTELIQATKKLQSQSTSNINSITQKAAIPGLDGSADAEIEKMRVAFKERRDEAVRLINAIDGLSVYKPNGAFYLFVNIKEISNDSMQFCKDLLEKKGVAVVPGVGFGSEGYFRFSFATDIDSIHKGIKRIEEFVKELKV; this is translated from the coding sequence ATGTTAACAGATCGTATTAACACACTATCAGAATCAATTACAATTGCAATTTCAACGCTTGCTACAGAATTAAAAGCTCAAGGCAAAGATATCATCAGCTTCTCTGCAGGTGAACCTGATTTTGATACTCCTCAAGTTATTAAAGATGCTGCAATAGCTGCTATAAATGAAGGTTTTACAAAATACACGGCTGTTGACGGTATTCCTGCTCTTAAAACAGCAATAGCAAATAAGTTAAAAAGAGAAAACGGGTTAACTTATGCTCCCAATCAAATAATCACAAATAACGGTGCAAAGCACTCTTTATTTAATCTTTTTGCAGCAACAATTCAAAAAGGAGATGAAGTTATTATTCCTTCTCCTTATTGGGTTACCTATCCTGAATTAGTTTCATATTTCGGCGGATCTGTAGTTGAGATAGAAACACATGATGATAATGAATTTAAAATAACGCCTGAACAATTAAAAAAAGCTCTTACATTTAAAACAAAAATGCTAGTACTTACAAGCCCTTCAAATCCAACAGGTTCAGTTTATTCAAGAACTGAACTTGAAGAAATAGGAAAAATTCTAGAAGGAACTAATATTATAGTTGCAAGTGATGAGATGTATGAAAAACTTATCTATGACGGTGAGTTTACATCTGCAGCAGCGGTAAGTGATGATATGTTTAAAAGAACAGTGACAATTAACGGTCTTAGCAAATCAGTTGCCATGACAGGATGGAGATTTGGTTATATGGCATCTCACAACACTGAACTTATTCAAGCAACAAAAAAACTTCAAAGCCAAAGTACTTCAAATATCAACTCTATAACTCAAAAAGCAGCAATTCCGGGTTTAGACGGTTCAGCCGATGCAGAGATTGAAAAGATGAGAGTAGCATTTAAAGAGCGCCGCGATGAAGCAGTAAGGCTTATCAATGCGATTGACGGACTTAGTGTCTATAAACCTAATGGTGCTTTTTATCTTTTTGTTAATATCAAAGAGATAAGCAATGATTCTATGCAGTTTTGTAAAGATCTTTTAGAAAAAAAAGGTGTTGCTGTAGTTCCTGGTGTCGGTTTTGGAAGCGAAGGATACTTTAGATTTAGCTTTGCAACAGATATAGATAGTATTCACAAAGGAATAAAAAGAATTGAAGAGTTTGTAAAAGAACTAAAAGTATAA
- a CDS encoding autotransporter assembly complex protein TamA translates to MKKKLFTFFLFSALLFAKEYLLLFSGNKELSSKELYSVLDLHKPYFYEFYVDEPVIEFKNIELTMQALKDYYKSKGFYHTNISYLKDKNSITLLIEENNPIIVKSVTFISNLDISKKIPFKEGEIFSADKFTQSKKDIKLIYANSHFCNASLDAKAWIDIEQNFAYLAYEVMQNKRCYFGNIEIIPTKNIDADILKSLIYFEEGEPFSTNKITRSYESLYGYEGISKSIINTNIKKNNRVDISINTIENEKPVRFMAGLGASSDEGVMFFLGIKHRNFLGNLKSLGAETRVTQIKQTIKTNFDMPLINRNFIGFEVGYENEDFITFKEERIFADLFLKQKVSFYTTFKESILFDKAKTYDINDETLFPKSSLFVVSPKLEWNYDTRDKILDPRSGYFINSQISGSVKSAVSDASYYKFKLNGGYILPINDYIVGLKATFGTLSISDGYIPSSYRFFAGGMYSNRAYGYRKLGPTDDKNNPIGSDSIIETTAEVRFNIYKDLRGVLFSDTTFLGNDSTPNYDNGYYSAGFGLRYNTPVGPIAIDAGFDIENPMKQYAIHFHIGELF, encoded by the coding sequence TTGAAAAAGAAGCTTTTTACCTTTTTTTTATTCTCTGCACTTCTTTTTGCGAAAGAGTATCTACTGCTTTTTAGCGGAAATAAAGAGCTTTCATCAAAAGAACTTTATAGTGTTCTCGACCTGCATAAACCATACTTTTATGAGTTTTATGTGGATGAGCCTGTTATTGAATTTAAAAATATAGAATTAACCATGCAGGCTCTTAAGGATTACTATAAATCAAAAGGCTTTTACCACACAAATATATCTTATCTAAAAGATAAAAATTCAATAACTCTTCTTATTGAAGAAAATAACCCTATTATAGTTAAAAGTGTAACTTTTATATCAAACTTGGATATTTCTAAAAAGATTCCCTTTAAAGAGGGTGAAATATTTAGTGCTGATAAATTTACACAGAGTAAGAAAGATATAAAACTGATCTATGCAAATAGCCATTTTTGCAACGCTTCTCTTGATGCAAAAGCTTGGATAGATATAGAGCAAAATTTTGCCTATTTAGCATATGAAGTTATGCAAAATAAGAGATGTTATTTTGGCAATATAGAAATAATACCTACAAAAAATATTGATGCTGATATATTAAAGTCTCTTATATATTTTGAAGAAGGTGAGCCTTTTTCTACTAATAAAATAACAAGAAGTTATGAGAGCTTATATGGATATGAAGGTATTTCAAAATCTATAATCAATACAAATATAAAGAAAAATAATAGAGTTGATATAAGTATAAATACAATAGAAAATGAAAAACCTGTTCGTTTTATGGCCGGCTTAGGTGCTAGCAGTGATGAAGGCGTTATGTTTTTTCTTGGAATTAAACATAGAAATTTTTTAGGAAATCTCAAAAGTTTGGGAGCTGAGACAAGAGTAACTCAAATAAAACAGACCATAAAAACAAATTTTGATATGCCGCTTATAAATAGAAATTTTATAGGTTTTGAAGTTGGTTATGAAAATGAAGATTTTATAACTTTTAAAGAAGAGAGAATATTTGCTGATCTTTTTTTAAAACAAAAAGTTTCCTTCTATACAACATTTAAAGAGAGTATACTTTTTGATAAAGCAAAAACTTATGATATTAATGATGAAACTCTATTTCCAAAAAGTTCTCTTTTTGTAGTATCTCCAAAACTTGAATGGAATTATGATACAAGAGATAAAATATTAGATCCAAGATCTGGGTATTTTATAAATTCTCAAATAAGCGGCTCTGTAAAGAGTGCTGTTTCTGATGCATCATATTATAAATTTAAATTAAACGGCGGTTACATACTCCCTATCAATGACTATATTGTTGGTTTAAAAGCAACTTTTGGAACATTAAGCATAAGTGATGGGTATATCCCATCTTCTTACCGTTTTTTTGCCGGCGGAATGTACAGCAATCGTGCTTATGGTTATAGAAAATTAGGTCCGACAGATGATAAAAACAACCCTATAGGCTCTGATTCAATTATAGAAACTACAGCTGAAGTTAGATTTAATATTTACAAAGATTTAAGAGGAGTTCTTTTTAGCGATACTACATTTTTGGGAAATGACAGCACTCCCAATTATGACAATGGATATTATAGTGCAGGATTTGGACTTCGCTACAATACACCAGTCGGACCAATTGCAATTGATGCAGGATTTGATATAGAAAATCCTATGAAACAATATGCTATACATTTTCATATCGGAGAGCTGTTTTGA
- a CDS encoding SulP family inorganic anion transporter gives MLHKYLKKEEWFSNIKGDSLAGLVVALALIPEAIAFSIIAGVDPKVGLYASFCIAVVIAFVGGRPGMISAATGAMALLMVTLVKEHGLEYLLAATVLTGMLQMIAGHFKLGQLMSFVPRAVVVGFVNALAILIFMAQLPELTNVSWHVYALTAAGLGIIYLFPYIPKIGTLLPSPLITIVAITLVVILFDIDVRNVGDMGALPDTLPIFLIPQIPFNLETLMIILPYSISLAIVGLLESLMTATIVDDLTDTKSDKNRECSGQGVANIASGFMGGMAGCAMIGQSVINVKSGGRTRLSTLLAGVFLLIMVVFLSDLISIIPMAALVAVMIMVSIGTFDWGSIKKLKTLPVSTNVVMVATVVVVVWTHNLALGVFVGVLLASLFFANKISHFMYSETFYNEQTDTRTYKIVGQVFFNSADRFVEFFDFKEVVENIVIDLNKAHFWDISAVYALDKVVIKLRREGANVTIIGKNRASSTIIDRFGVHDKPEEIEKIMGGH, from the coding sequence TTGTTACATAAATATTTAAAAAAAGAGGAGTGGTTTTCCAATATAAAAGGAGACTCGCTAGCTGGCTTAGTAGTTGCACTTGCACTTATACCAGAAGCCATAGCTTTCTCTATTATTGCGGGAGTTGATCCCAAAGTAGGACTTTATGCATCTTTTTGTATCGCGGTTGTTATTGCCTTTGTTGGCGGCCGTCCCGGAATGATTAGTGCGGCAACGGGTGCAATGGCGCTTTTAATGGTCACACTTGTAAAAGAGCACGGTTTGGAGTATCTTCTTGCGGCTACGGTTTTAACAGGTATGCTTCAGATGATTGCAGGGCACTTTAAACTCGGTCAGCTAATGAGTTTTGTCCCCCGCGCGGTCGTTGTCGGTTTTGTCAATGCCCTTGCCATACTTATCTTTATGGCGCAGCTTCCCGAACTCACAAATGTTTCGTGGCATGTATATGCGCTTACAGCTGCAGGTCTTGGCATTATCTATCTTTTTCCATACATTCCAAAGATAGGAACACTGCTCCCCTCTCCGCTTATAACCATCGTAGCTATCACTTTGGTGGTTATTTTATTTGACATAGATGTAAGAAATGTAGGAGACATGGGCGCGCTTCCAGATACGCTTCCGATTTTTTTAATTCCTCAGATTCCTTTTAACCTTGAGACACTTATGATTATACTTCCATACTCTATATCTTTAGCTATAGTCGGCCTTTTGGAGTCTTTAATGACGGCTACTATCGTAGATGATTTAACGGATACAAAGAGTGATAAAAACCGAGAGTGCAGCGGTCAGGGCGTTGCAAATATTGCTTCAGGTTTTATGGGCGGTATGGCAGGTTGTGCCATGATTGGGCAGTCCGTTATCAATGTAAAATCAGGTGGACGAACAAGACTCTCGACTCTGCTTGCGGGTGTATTTTTACTTATAATGGTTGTATTTTTAAGTGATTTAATCTCTATAATCCCAATGGCAGCACTTGTTGCGGTTATGATAATGGTCTCCATCGGTACATTTGACTGGGGCTCTATAAAAAAATTAAAAACTCTGCCGGTATCTACAAATGTAGTTATGGTGGCAACAGTTGTGGTGGTTGTATGGACACATAATCTAGCTCTTGGAGTATTTGTGGGTGTACTTTTAGCATCGCTCTTTTTTGCAAACAAAATCAGCCATTTTATGTATAGTGAAACATTTTATAATGAACAAACAGATACAAGAACATATAAAATAGTCGGTCAGGTATTCTTCAACAGTGCGGACAGATTTGTAGAATTTTTCGATTTTAAGGAAGTTGTAGAAAATATCGTGATAGACTTAAACAAAGCTCATTTTTGGGATATTTCTGCTGTGTATGCACTTGACAAAGTAGTGATTAAACTTCGCCGTGAAGGTGCAAATGTAACAATTATCGGCAAAAATAGAGCGAGCAGTACTATAATTGACAGATTTGGTGTTCACGATAAACCAGAAGAGATTGAAAAAATAATGGGAGGACATTAA
- the lpxD gene encoding UDP-3-O-(3-hydroxymyristoyl)glucosamine N-acyltransferase yields the protein MLLSDVASHLKLEFLGKDIEIESMNELSLSSSSQLAFAIHKKYSYELKSSKAKAFLITNALIEHLPEDSSYIICEDVSISMAEATKLFYKKPIEQRLSHAVVGQECYIDAMAKVEKGVVIGSNVTVMAGAYIGTNVVIGDNTIIYPNVTIYRDSVVGSDCIIHAGSVIGADGFGFSHTKEGKHIKIYQNGNVIIENDVEIGANCAIDRAVFNSTIIRRGTKLDNFIHIAHNCDIGEYSLFVAQTGVGGSTTLGRNCVVSGQSAFSDHLDIAPFSTFTARSGVTKSISNSGGVYSGFPLMNHRDWKKLQARIAKLND from the coding sequence GTGCTTTTGAGTGATGTAGCTTCGCATCTAAAGCTTGAGTTTTTGGGCAAAGATATAGAGATAGAGTCCATGAATGAACTTTCTCTCTCTTCATCATCACAATTAGCATTTGCAATACATAAAAAATACTCTTACGAATTAAAATCTTCCAAAGCCAAAGCTTTTTTAATAACAAATGCATTAATTGAACATCTTCCTGAAGACTCTTCTTATATAATTTGTGAAGATGTCTCTATCTCCATGGCAGAAGCTACAAAACTTTTTTACAAAAAACCCATTGAGCAGCGGCTTTCGCATGCAGTAGTGGGTCAAGAGTGTTATATAGACGCTATGGCAAAGGTGGAAAAAGGTGTAGTTATTGGCTCAAATGTTACTGTAATGGCGGGTGCATATATTGGGACAAATGTTGTAATCGGTGATAACACTATAATATATCCAAATGTGACCATCTATAGAGACAGTGTTGTTGGAAGTGATTGTATCATTCATGCAGGAAGTGTAATCGGTGCTGATGGATTTGGTTTTTCTCATACAAAAGAGGGTAAGCATATAAAAATTTATCAAAACGGAAATGTTATCATAGAAAATGATGTAGAGATTGGTGCAAACTGTGCAATAGATAGGGCAGTTTTTAATTCTACTATTATTAGACGCGGTACAAAACTGGATAATTTTATCCATATTGCACACAATTGTGATATTGGAGAGTATTCTCTCTTCGTTGCCCAAACAGGAGTTGGCGGTTCTACGACATTAGGACGCAATTGTGTGGTAAGTGGGCAGAGTGCTTTTAGCGATCATTTGGATATAGCACCTTTTTCCACTTTTACTGCAAGAAGCGGAGTAACAAAAAGCATAAGCAATAGCGGCGGAGTTTACAGCGGGTTTCCGTTAATGAATCATAGAGATTGGAAAAAATTGCAAGCAAGGATAGCAAAGCTTAATGATTAG